A genomic window from Triticum urartu cultivar G1812 chromosome 7, Tu2.1, whole genome shotgun sequence includes:
- the LOC125524181 gene encoding uncharacterized protein LOC125524181 produces the protein MTTVSEVWRALEKQFSGKSNKMQATRIMQELTHLKQGSKSVTEYAGEIKRLYRELHYYHPFQPVDKNDMAIHHTWFEPFVGKLFLDGLNQEFDLRRQLIFSKTEWLSLDDIISSVIEEETRLIQPKEHGQENSYARAALSIQARHAPRPFGKIDKSKLFCNHCKRTGHAKDMCFELHGYPSWWEKGKSRLGGVQGASKRHANLTTSTRELPVVDVRALEDFTSKLRLSEGSSSSQGSSKVESSLHITSDQGHRHREIVGDWDRA, from the exons ATGACCACTGTATCTGAAGTGTGGAGAGCTTTAGAGAAGCAATTCTCAGGAAAATCAAATAAGATGCAGGCTACTCGCATCATGCAGGAGTTGACTCACTTAAAGCAAGGCTCAAAATCAGTGACTGAGTATGCTGGTGAGATAAAGAGATTGTACAGGGAGTTGCATTATTACCATCCATTTCAACCCGTTGACAAGAATGACATGGCTATTCACCATACCTGGTTTGAACCATTTGTGGGCAAGCTCTTCCTTGATGGCCTGAATCAGGAATTTGACCTCCGTCGTCAGCTAATATTCTCCAAAACTGAATGGCTAAGCCTTGACGATATCATCTCTAGTGTGATTGAGGAGGAGACTCGTCTTATTCAACCCAAGGAGCATGGTCAGGAAAATTCATATGCACGTGCAGCCCTATCCATACAAGCTCGCCATGCTCCAAGGCCGTTTGGTAAAATAGATAAAAGCAAACTATTTTGCAACCATTGCAAAAGGACCGGACATGCAAAGGATATGTGTTTTGAGCTGCATGGCTATCCATCTTGGTGGGAAAAAGGGAAGTCTCGGCTAGGGGGAGTTCAGGGAGCAAGTAAAAGACATGCTAATCTCACTACATCCACAAGGGAGCTGCCAGTGGTAGATGTGCGAGCTCTTGAGGATTTCACTTCCAAGCTTAGACTCTCAGAAGGCTCCTCTTCCTCTCAAGGTTCATCTAAAGTTGAGTCTAGCCTTCATATCACTTCTGACCAAG GACATAGACACAGGGAGATTGTTGGCGACTGGGACCGTGCATGA